From Paenarthrobacter ureafaciens, one genomic window encodes:
- a CDS encoding alpha/beta fold hydrolase, whose amino-acid sequence MGHRHPDRHNEQDTRKRILTTRSTAPGRVAVTHGRAWIHQEAGVRLGYTVATASDQPAKTVLLLHGAPQTRYAWRHVLEPLALAGYRVIAPDYRGAGDSSRPRDGYDKWTMAADIHHLVHAVLKVEGPVSVVGHDLGSMLALGYALRYRQDTASVTFMEAPLPGTDYYEQRKVAKSAWHFDFHSNPDIAVYLTQGKERWYIQRFYDDLTYQPQAISMADVEVYARAFEAPGAMRALCEIYRELDHDAELHRRVIQEQGKLRMPVLASGGGAQSLAKNYLAMCEEIAENVTGHLIPECGHWVAEEQPERFVDMFIGFDTQARGELPA is encoded by the coding sequence GTGGGCCATCGGCACCCAGACAGACACAATGAACAGGACACAAGGAAAAGAATCTTGACCACACGAAGCACCGCTCCAGGCCGGGTGGCCGTTACTCACGGTCGGGCATGGATCCATCAGGAAGCTGGAGTGCGCCTTGGTTACACCGTCGCCACAGCATCCGACCAACCGGCCAAAACGGTCCTGCTTCTGCACGGAGCCCCACAGACACGCTACGCCTGGCGGCACGTACTCGAACCTCTTGCCTTGGCTGGCTACAGGGTAATCGCCCCGGACTACCGAGGAGCCGGCGACTCGAGCAGGCCCCGGGACGGGTACGACAAATGGACGATGGCCGCGGACATCCACCACCTTGTCCACGCAGTTCTCAAAGTAGAAGGCCCAGTCTCGGTCGTCGGCCATGACCTCGGCTCGATGCTGGCACTCGGCTACGCACTGCGCTACCGGCAGGACACGGCCAGCGTCACGTTTATGGAAGCGCCACTGCCAGGCACCGACTATTACGAGCAACGAAAGGTTGCAAAGAGCGCCTGGCACTTCGACTTCCACTCAAATCCCGACATTGCCGTCTACCTCACCCAAGGAAAGGAACGCTGGTACATCCAGCGTTTCTACGACGATCTGACGTACCAGCCGCAAGCCATATCGATGGCAGACGTTGAGGTTTACGCGCGCGCCTTCGAGGCGCCTGGGGCGATGCGCGCCCTGTGCGAGATATACCGGGAACTCGACCACGATGCAGAATTGCACCGCAGAGTCATTCAAGAACAAGGCAAACTTAGGATGCCCGTGCTGGCTTCAGGCGGCGGCGCTCAGTCTCTGGCCAAGAATTATCTGGCCATGTGCGAAGAAATCGCCGAAAACGTCACCGGCCACCTGATTCCCGAGTGCGGCCACTGGGTAGCGGAGGAACAACCAGAGAGGTTCGTGGACATGTTTATCGGATTTGACACGCAGGCCCGCGGCGAACTGCCTGCCTAG
- a CDS encoding SDR family NAD(P)-dependent oxidoreductase codes for MATLALITGASAGIGFHLAKGLADRGYDIVGVGSSVRIASLPEQLPHATVRPVQADLSTRAGVQKVWETIMELGRPLDVAALNAGMSLGGSFLDTDIDQELRMLSLNVTSQVLLAKHVARHMVANKSGNILVTSSLSATTPTPFESIYGPTRAFMYSFAQGLREELKEHGVNVTALLPGATATEFHDRAGMQNTAFGDNSTKNDPRLVAKIGLDGLFAGKDHVVGGDPSTKRSALLNKFLPEEFKAHRFANWSRPKG; via the coding sequence GTGGCCACACTCGCACTCATCACCGGCGCATCAGCAGGTATTGGATTCCATCTGGCAAAAGGACTCGCCGACCGTGGCTATGACATTGTCGGAGTCGGATCCAGCGTTCGAATCGCTTCCTTGCCTGAACAATTGCCGCATGCCACCGTGCGCCCCGTACAGGCCGACCTCTCGACCCGTGCAGGGGTTCAAAAAGTATGGGAAACCATCATGGAGTTAGGCCGCCCCCTGGACGTGGCCGCACTGAACGCGGGCATGAGCCTCGGAGGGTCTTTCCTGGATACGGATATCGATCAGGAATTGCGTATGCTCTCACTCAATGTGACCTCCCAAGTGCTCTTAGCCAAACATGTGGCTCGACACATGGTTGCGAACAAGTCCGGAAACATCCTTGTCACGAGTTCGCTTTCCGCCACGACGCCCACGCCTTTCGAATCCATCTATGGACCGACCCGGGCTTTCATGTACAGCTTCGCCCAAGGTCTCCGCGAAGAACTCAAGGAACACGGTGTAAATGTCACCGCCCTGCTTCCAGGCGCCACGGCAACCGAATTTCACGACAGGGCTGGGATGCAAAACACTGCCTTCGGAGACAATTCCACAAAGAATGACCCACGCCTCGTCGCCAAGATCGGACTCGACGGCCTGTTCGCCGGCAAGGACCACGTCGTCGGCGGCGACCCTTCAACCAAAAGGTCAGCACTGCTCAACAAGTTCCTTCCAGAAGAATTCAAGGCTCACCGCTTTGCAAACTGGTCACGTCCCAAGGGATGA